One genomic region from Curtobacterium sp. 9128 encodes:
- a CDS encoding DNA N-6-adenine-methyltransferase, whose amino-acid sequence MTNANTHTIKARSAQTSNGQTAPSRRGRGFTHESGPNNPNIEWYTPAAVFDALGVDFDLDPCSPGSALSNVPAVNCFTINDDGLTSPWHGMCWVNPPYDDTDAWLEKLAAHGDGIALVFARTDTKWAHKAMASADVVCFTAGRIKFINGRTGRPQGSPGAGSMFLAWGERAARVLRQADLGLCFSVLS is encoded by the coding sequence ATGACCAACGCAAACACCCACACCATCAAGGCCCGCAGCGCTCAGACGTCGAACGGCCAGACCGCCCCTTCTCGTCGAGGCCGCGGTTTCACCCACGAGTCGGGCCCGAACAACCCGAACATCGAGTGGTACACCCCGGCCGCCGTGTTCGACGCTCTGGGCGTCGATTTCGACCTGGACCCCTGCTCCCCCGGTTCCGCGCTCTCGAACGTTCCGGCCGTGAACTGCTTCACCATCAACGATGACGGGCTGACCTCCCCGTGGCACGGCATGTGCTGGGTAAACCCGCCTTACGACGACACGGACGCATGGCTCGAGAAGCTGGCTGCACACGGCGATGGCATCGCACTCGTCTTCGCACGCACGGACACCAAGTGGGCGCACAAGGCGATGGCTTCGGCCGACGTCGTCTGCTTCACCGCTGGCCGCATCAAGTTCATCAACGGCCGGACGGGCCGGCCACAGGGGTCGCCTGGCGCGGGGTCGATGTTCCTGGCGTGGGGAGAGCGGGCCGCGAGAGTTCTCCGCCAGGCCGACCTCGGGCTCTGCTTCTCCGTTCTGAGCTGA
- a CDS encoding isocitrate lyase/phosphoenolpyruvate mutase family protein, whose protein sequence is MNRTTQANAFRALHSNPAQPLVLANVWDVASARLVESAGAAAIATTSAGVAWSLGRADGNALGREEAAAALARIAAAVSVPVTADIEAGYADDADGVERTVHAVLEAGAVGINIEDGALPPADLVDRIGAARRAADRAGVPMFINARTDVYLAGLVAPAQHRSETLHRAKRYLEAGADGIFVPGVSDVDTIRALAEAIDRPLNVMAGPGSPKTAQLAGLGVARVSLGSGVAQAAYETARRAAAELLSTGTYESLASSVDYGELNSLF, encoded by the coding sequence ATGAACAGAACTACCCAAGCCAACGCCTTCCGCGCCCTCCACTCCAATCCCGCTCAGCCGCTCGTCCTCGCCAACGTATGGGACGTAGCAAGTGCCCGACTCGTGGAGAGCGCGGGCGCGGCAGCCATCGCTACCACCAGCGCGGGTGTCGCATGGTCGCTCGGCCGCGCGGACGGGAATGCGCTCGGGCGCGAAGAGGCCGCTGCGGCACTCGCTCGGATCGCCGCCGCGGTGTCCGTGCCGGTCACCGCGGACATCGAAGCCGGATACGCCGATGACGCAGACGGCGTGGAGCGCACGGTCCACGCCGTGCTCGAAGCTGGCGCGGTCGGTATCAACATCGAGGACGGCGCGTTGCCGCCGGCCGATCTGGTGGACCGTATCGGCGCTGCCCGACGTGCAGCCGATCGTGCTGGGGTGCCGATGTTCATCAATGCACGGACGGACGTGTACCTCGCTGGGCTGGTCGCTCCGGCTCAGCATCGCTCAGAGACCCTTCACCGGGCGAAGCGCTACCTCGAAGCAGGAGCAGATGGCATCTTCGTTCCCGGAGTCAGCGATGTCGACACGATCAGAGCCCTGGCGGAAGCAATCGACCGTCCGCTCAACGTGATGGCCGGCCCTGGCTCCCCGAAGACCGCGCAGCTCGCGGGGCTCGGAGTGGCACGAGTGAGCCTTGGCTCGGGTGTGGCTCAGGCTGCGTACGAGACCGCTCGACGGGCCGCTGCCGAGCTGCTGAGCACCGGCACGTACGAATCCCTGGCCTCGTCCGTGGACTACGGCGAGTTGAACTCGCTGTTCTGA